The following coding sequences lie in one Labrys wisconsinensis genomic window:
- a CDS encoding heparinase II/III family protein → MSRSGIGTKVRLGLLAGRNAGRSALARLYTSRLYRWRFGSGRPERLLLAPQDLRAADPTRAEEIIQNRFTFAGKTVVLKDASPFAIPSPSPAWSEGLLGFTWLRHLRTVQGLDGHHAARRLVADFVRGPARFGQEALRPVTAARRVVSWLSQSPLVLEGADRGFYRAFIRSITWQTHYLLSAGRVGPDGLPRLLCAMAATQASLCLAEKGGLRRRATRWLVDELQRQVLADGVHRSRNPQATVELLLDLLPLRQSFAARNLPPPPELLGAIDRLMPMLRFFRHADGAFAAFNGMGYTQSHLIATLLAYDDARGKPVQNAPHGGYQRVEGSSAVLLVDTGRPPALSMSHEAHAGTLSFEFSADGARIIVNCGAPAVGRDSWRQLARATAAHSTAVVAEASSCRFAPLGPSERPVIAGPKTVTLERRETPDAITLAASHDGYKAAFGLVHERVLTLSPRTGALAGRDAMLDRAGQAWRGRETVLLRFHVHPAVGARPGGGDRFAALTLPNGKVWRLRADGLPLAIEESIHFANPEGPRRATQIVVVVPRDDGGASLPVSWSLEPETR, encoded by the coding sequence ATGAGCCGAAGCGGAATCGGCACGAAGGTCCGGCTGGGATTGCTGGCCGGGCGCAATGCCGGACGGTCGGCGCTCGCGCGCCTCTACACGTCCAGGCTCTATCGCTGGCGGTTCGGCTCGGGCCGGCCGGAGCGCCTGCTGCTCGCCCCCCAGGACCTGCGTGCCGCCGACCCGACCCGGGCCGAGGAGATCATCCAGAACCGCTTCACCTTCGCCGGCAAGACCGTGGTGCTGAAGGACGCCTCGCCCTTCGCCATCCCCTCGCCGTCGCCGGCCTGGAGCGAGGGCCTGCTCGGCTTCACCTGGCTGAGGCACCTGCGCACCGTCCAGGGCCTCGACGGCCATCATGCGGCGCGGCGGCTGGTCGCCGACTTCGTGCGCGGGCCGGCCCGCTTCGGCCAGGAGGCGTTGCGGCCGGTGACGGCGGCGCGGCGGGTGGTGTCCTGGCTCAGCCAGTCGCCCCTGGTGCTCGAGGGCGCCGACCGCGGCTTCTACCGCGCCTTCATCCGCAGCATCACCTGGCAGACGCACTATCTCCTGAGCGCCGGCCGCGTCGGGCCGGACGGCCTGCCGCGGCTGCTCTGCGCCATGGCGGCGACGCAGGCCAGCCTGTGCCTGGCCGAGAAGGGCGGCCTGCGCCGGCGCGCCACGCGCTGGCTCGTCGACGAGCTGCAGCGCCAGGTCCTCGCCGACGGCGTGCATCGCAGCCGCAACCCGCAGGCGACCGTCGAGCTCCTGCTCGACCTCCTGCCGCTGCGCCAGTCCTTCGCCGCCCGCAACCTGCCGCCGCCGCCCGAGCTCCTCGGCGCGATCGACCGGCTGATGCCGATGCTGCGCTTCTTCCGCCATGCCGACGGCGCCTTCGCCGCCTTCAACGGCATGGGCTACACCCAGAGCCACCTGATCGCGACGCTGCTGGCCTATGACGATGCGCGCGGCAAGCCGGTGCAGAACGCGCCGCACGGCGGCTATCAGCGCGTCGAGGGCAGCAGCGCGGTGCTGCTGGTCGACACCGGCCGCCCGCCGGCGCTCTCGATGTCGCACGAGGCGCATGCCGGCACGCTGTCCTTCGAGTTCTCGGCCGACGGGGCCCGCATCATCGTCAATTGCGGAGCGCCGGCCGTGGGACGCGACAGCTGGCGCCAGCTCGCCCGCGCCACCGCCGCCCATTCGACCGCCGTGGTCGCCGAAGCCTCCTCCTGCCGCTTCGCGCCGCTCGGCCCGTCGGAGCGCCCGGTGATCGCCGGCCCGAAGACGGTGACGCTGGAGCGGCGGGAGACGCCCGACGCCATCACCCTCGCCGCCAGCCATGACGGCTACAAGGCGGCCTTCGGGCTGGTGCATGAGCGGGTGCTGACGCTTTCGCCGCGGACCGGGGCGCTCGCCGGACGCGACGCCATGCTCGACCGCGCCGGCCAGGCCTGGCGCGGCCGCGAGACCGTGCTGCTGCGCTTCCACGTCCACCCCGCGGTCGGCGCCCGTCCCGGCGGCGGCGACCGCTTCGCCGCCCTGACCCTGCCGAACGGCAAGGTCTGGCGCCTGCGCGCCGACGGCCTGCCGCTCGCCATCGAGGAGAGCATCCACTTCGCCAATCCCGAGGGCCCGCGCCGCGCCACGCAGATCGTGGTGGTGGTGCCGCGCGACGACGGCGGCGCAAGCCTGCCGGTGTCCTGGTCGCTGGAGCCGGAGACGAGGTAG
- the purH gene encoding bifunctional phosphoribosylaminoimidazolecarboxamide formyltransferase/IMP cyclohydrolase: protein MPPRPIARALLSVSDKTGLVDFARALAAHGVALVSTGGTRKALAEAGLAVTDVAELTGYPEMMDGRVKTLHPAVHGGLLAIRDNAEHRAAMQAHAIPAIDLLVVNLYPFEATLARGASFDDCVENIDIGGPAMIRAASKNHADVTVVVDAADYGEVLAEMAENGGATTPELRRRLAAKAYARTAAYDAAISNWLLAEAGEEAPTFRAVGGVLAEALRYGENPHQSAGFYRTAQTRFGVATAEQLQGKALSYNNLNDTDAAFECVAEFDPAEPAVVIVKHANPCGVAVGDTLLQAYEKALACDPVSAFGGIIAVNRLLDADAARRIVEIFTEVIVAPAASAEAIAILAARKNLRLLVTGGLPDPRAAGLTAKTLAGGLLVQSRDAAVVDDMALKVVTKRAPSAREMADMRFAFRVAKHVKSNAIVYARDGATVGIGAGQMSRVDSARIAARKAEDAARAAGLAESLTRGSVVASDAFFPFADGLDAAIEAGATAVIQPGGSMRDAEVIAAADKADLAMVFTGVRHFRH, encoded by the coding sequence TTGCCCCCTCGCCCGATCGCCCGCGCCCTCCTCTCCGTCTCCGACAAGACCGGCCTCGTCGACTTCGCCAGGGCGCTCGCCGCCCATGGCGTCGCCCTGGTCTCGACCGGGGGCACGCGCAAGGCGCTGGCGGAGGCAGGGCTGGCGGTGACCGACGTCGCCGAGCTCACCGGCTATCCGGAGATGATGGACGGGCGGGTCAAGACCCTGCACCCCGCCGTGCATGGCGGCCTGCTCGCCATCCGCGACAATGCCGAGCACCGCGCCGCGATGCAGGCGCACGCCATTCCCGCCATCGACCTCCTCGTGGTCAATCTCTATCCCTTCGAGGCGACGCTGGCGCGCGGGGCTTCCTTCGACGACTGCGTGGAGAATATCGACATCGGCGGGCCGGCGATGATCCGCGCCGCGTCCAAGAACCATGCCGACGTCACCGTGGTGGTCGACGCGGCCGACTATGGCGAGGTGCTGGCCGAGATGGCCGAGAACGGCGGCGCCACCACGCCCGAGCTGCGCCGGCGCCTGGCGGCCAAGGCCTATGCCCGCACCGCCGCCTACGACGCCGCCATCTCCAACTGGCTGCTGGCCGAGGCCGGCGAGGAGGCCCCGACCTTCCGCGCCGTCGGCGGCGTGCTGGCCGAGGCGCTGCGCTACGGCGAGAACCCGCACCAGAGCGCCGGCTTCTATCGCACCGCGCAGACGCGCTTCGGCGTCGCCACCGCCGAGCAGCTGCAGGGCAAGGCCCTGTCCTACAACAACCTCAACGACACCGACGCCGCCTTCGAATGCGTCGCCGAGTTCGACCCGGCCGAGCCGGCGGTGGTGATCGTCAAGCACGCCAATCCCTGCGGCGTCGCCGTGGGGGACACGCTGCTGCAGGCCTATGAGAAGGCGCTCGCCTGCGACCCCGTGTCGGCCTTCGGCGGCATCATCGCCGTCAACCGCCTGCTCGATGCCGACGCGGCGCGCAGGATCGTGGAGATCTTCACCGAGGTGATCGTCGCTCCGGCGGCGAGCGCGGAGGCGATCGCCATCCTCGCGGCCAGGAAGAACCTGCGCCTGCTCGTCACCGGCGGCCTGCCCGACCCGCGCGCCGCCGGCCTGACCGCCAAGACGCTGGCGGGCGGCCTGCTGGTGCAGTCACGGGACGCGGCCGTGGTCGACGACATGGCCCTCAAGGTGGTGACGAAGCGGGCGCCGAGCGCGCGCGAGATGGCGGACATGCGCTTTGCCTTCCGCGTCGCCAAGCACGTCAAGTCCAACGCCATCGTCTATGCCCGCGACGGCGCCACGGTCGGCATCGGCGCCGGCCAGATGAGCCGGGTGGACTCCGCCCGCATCGCCGCCCGCAAGGCCGAGGACGCCGCCAGGGCGGCCGGCCTGGCGGAGAGCCTGACCAGGGGCTCGGTGGTCGCCTCCGACGCCTTCTTCCCCTTCGCCGACGGGCTCGACGCCGCCATCGAGGCCGGCGCCACCGCGGTGATCCAGCCGGGCGGCTCGATGCGCGACGCCGAGGTGATCGCCGCCGCCGACAAGGCGGACCTCGCCATGGTGTTCACGGGGGTGCGGCACTTCCGGCACTGA
- a CDS encoding SDR family NAD(P)-dependent oxidoreductase yields MDLGLRDKVAVITGGSIGIGLAVAEGLAAEGAHLVLAARQADRLQAEAERVAAQHGVRAVPVACDVATPEGAAEIIAAAESAFGGADILINNAGTGSNETIMEAPDEKWQSYWELHVMAAVRLARGLVPGMRRRGGGVILHNASICAVQPLWYEPIYNVTKAALMMFSKTLANEVIKDNIRVNCINPGLILTPDWKKTATQLTADTGGDWEGYLAGVAREHAPIDRFASPEELANFFVFLCSDKATYCVGSTYFVDGGMLKTV; encoded by the coding sequence ATGGACCTGGGCTTGCGCGACAAGGTCGCGGTCATCACCGGCGGCAGCATCGGCATCGGCCTGGCCGTGGCCGAGGGCCTGGCGGCGGAGGGCGCGCATCTGGTGCTGGCGGCGCGCCAGGCCGACCGCCTCCAGGCGGAGGCGGAGCGGGTGGCGGCGCAGCACGGGGTCAGGGCCGTGCCGGTCGCCTGCGACGTGGCGACGCCCGAGGGCGCGGCCGAGATCATCGCCGCGGCCGAAAGCGCATTCGGCGGCGCCGACATCCTGATCAACAATGCCGGCACCGGCTCCAACGAGACCATCATGGAGGCGCCGGACGAGAAGTGGCAGTCCTACTGGGAGCTGCACGTCATGGCGGCGGTGCGCCTCGCCCGCGGCCTGGTGCCCGGCATGCGCCGGCGCGGCGGCGGCGTCATCCTGCACAACGCCTCGATCTGCGCCGTTCAGCCGCTGTGGTACGAGCCGATCTACAACGTCACCAAGGCGGCGCTGATGATGTTCTCCAAGACCCTCGCCAACGAGGTCATCAAGGACAATATCCGCGTCAACTGCATCAATCCTGGCCTGATCCTGACGCCGGACTGGAAGAAGACGGCCACGCAGCTCACCGCCGATACGGGCGGCGACTGGGAAGGCTACCTCGCCGGCGTCGCCCGCGAGCACGCCCCGATCGACCGCTTCGCCTCGCCCGAGGAGCTGGCGAACTTTTTCGTCTTCCTGTGCTCGGACAAGGCGACCTACTGCGTCGGCTCGACCTATTTCGTCGACGGCGGCATGCTGAAGACGGTGTGA
- a CDS encoding ABC transporter permease: protein MTRSILTPARLRAAAPSLFLVLLVVLISLVTPGFARPDTLLVLLADTATLFILAAGLTFVILLGGIDLSVQTVASLATVLVALLVPQLGPAACLIALAAGLAAGLFSGLVHVVLKVPSFIATLATSGVVSGAALLVSKARTITIGEAGRADLGWVTGTLAGVPNVVLIGALVLVAGILVQRYTRFGRYSTAIGAGEPAAWASGIRVGRHKVMAFALCGLFAALAGVLLAGRLASGSPVLANQLLLPAIAAVIVGGTAITGGVGGIGRTAIGALIISVVRIGMTFLGVNIFAQQIVFGAVLVAAVAVTIDRSKIPIVK, encoded by the coding sequence ATGACGCGGTCTATCCTCACGCCCGCCCGCCTGCGCGCCGCCGCGCCGAGCCTGTTCCTCGTGCTGCTGGTCGTGCTGATCTCGCTGGTGACGCCCGGCTTCGCCCGGCCCGACACGCTGCTGGTGCTGCTCGCCGACACGGCGACTTTGTTCATCCTGGCCGCCGGCCTCACCTTCGTCATCCTGCTCGGCGGCATCGACCTCTCCGTGCAGACCGTCGCCTCGCTCGCCACCGTGCTGGTGGCGCTGCTGGTGCCGCAGCTCGGCCCGGCGGCCTGCCTGATCGCCCTCGCCGCGGGGCTGGCGGCGGGCCTGTTCAGCGGCCTCGTGCACGTGGTGCTGAAGGTGCCGTCCTTCATCGCGACGCTCGCCACCAGCGGCGTGGTCAGCGGCGCGGCCCTGCTCGTCTCCAAGGCCCGCACCATCACCATCGGCGAGGCCGGCCGCGCCGACCTCGGCTGGGTCACGGGCACGCTGGCCGGCGTGCCCAATGTCGTGCTGATCGGGGCGCTGGTGCTGGTCGCCGGCATCCTGGTGCAGCGCTACACCCGCTTCGGCCGCTACAGCACCGCCATCGGCGCCGGCGAGCCGGCCGCCTGGGCTTCGGGCATCCGCGTCGGCCGCCACAAGGTCATGGCCTTCGCCCTCTGCGGCCTCTTCGCGGCGCTGGCCGGCGTGCTGCTGGCCGGGCGCCTCGCCAGCGGCTCGCCGGTGCTGGCCAACCAGCTGCTGCTGCCGGCGATCGCCGCCGTCATCGTCGGCGGCACCGCCATCACGGGCGGCGTCGGCGGCATCGGCCGCACCGCCATCGGCGCGCTGATCATCTCGGTGGTGCGCATCGGCATGACCTTTCTCGGCGTCAACATCTTCGCCCAGCAGATCGTGTTCGGCGCGGTGCTGGTCGCCGCCGTGGCGGTCACCATCGACCGCAGCAAGATCCCCATCGTGAAATAG